A genomic stretch from Enterobacter dykesii includes:
- a CDS encoding glutathione S-transferase family protein, whose protein sequence is MITLWGRNNSTNVKKVLWTLEELDLPYNQIMAGMSFGVNKEADYLAMNPNGLVPLLRDDETDATLWESNTIVRYLAAQYGQGRLWVESPTRRAQGEKWMDWANQTLSPTHRVILMGLIRTPEAERDYPAIHAAQDTCENLFAMMDDELAKHAWFSGEAFGTGDIAVAPFVWNLTNMGLKWTPRPHLERWLKQLSDRPAYRNVVMIPVT, encoded by the coding sequence ATGATTACGCTTTGGGGCAGGAACAACTCGACCAACGTTAAGAAAGTGCTCTGGACGCTCGAGGAGCTGGATTTACCCTACAACCAAATCATGGCCGGCATGTCGTTTGGCGTGAACAAAGAGGCCGACTATCTGGCCATGAACCCGAACGGCCTGGTGCCGCTTCTGCGCGATGATGAAACAGACGCGACGCTTTGGGAGTCCAACACCATTGTCCGCTACCTCGCCGCCCAGTACGGTCAGGGCCGCCTGTGGGTGGAAAGCCCGACCCGTCGTGCTCAGGGCGAAAAGTGGATGGACTGGGCGAATCAGACGCTATCCCCGACCCACCGCGTGATCCTGATGGGACTTATCCGCACGCCGGAAGCCGAACGCGATTATCCCGCGATTCACGCCGCGCAGGATACCTGCGAAAACCTGTTTGCGATGATGGATGACGAGCTGGCGAAGCACGCCTGGTTCTCCGGCGAGGCGTTCGGCACAGGCGATATCGCCGTGGCGCCGTTCGTCTGGAACCTGACCAACATGGGCCTGAAGTGGACGCCGCGCCCTCATCTTGAGCGCTGGCTAAAACAGCTGAGCGATCGCCCGGCGTACCGTAACGTGGTGATGATCCCGGTCACCTGA
- the dacC gene encoding serine-type D-Ala-D-Ala carboxypeptidase — MTRKMTSLRSLATGSALLFLFAPTLYAAEQAAPEAPPVDARAWILMDYSSGKVLAEGNADEKLDPASLTKIMTSYVVGQALKAGKIKLDDMVTIGKDAWATGNPALRGSSVMFLKPGDQVSVSDLNKGVIIQSGNDACIALADYVAGSQDSFIGLMNGYAQKLGLTNTTFKTVHGLDSPGQFSTARDMALLGKALIHDVPDEYAIHKEKEFTFNKIRQPNRNRLLWSSNVNVDGMKTGTTAGAGYNLVASATQGDMRLISVVLGTKTDRIRFNESEKLLTWGFRFYETVTPIKPDATFVSQRVWFGDKSEVNLGAGEAGSVTIPRGQLKNLKASYTLTDPQLTAPLKKGQVVGTIDFQLNGKSIEQRPLIVMEAVEEGGFFSRMWDFVMMKFHGWFGSWFS; from the coding sequence ATGACGCGTAAAATGACTTCTCTGCGCAGCCTTGCGACAGGCTCTGCGCTCCTTTTCCTGTTTGCACCAACTCTCTATGCAGCTGAACAGGCTGCGCCCGAAGCGCCGCCTGTGGATGCGCGCGCCTGGATCCTGATGGATTATTCCAGCGGTAAAGTGCTGGCGGAAGGGAATGCGGATGAGAAACTCGATCCGGCAAGCCTGACCAAAATCATGACCAGCTACGTGGTCGGCCAGGCGCTGAAAGCGGGCAAGATCAAGCTGGACGATATGGTCACCATCGGGAAAGATGCCTGGGCGACCGGCAACCCGGCGCTGCGGGGCTCTTCGGTGATGTTCCTGAAGCCGGGGGATCAGGTCTCCGTTTCCGATCTGAACAAAGGGGTAATTATTCAGTCGGGAAATGATGCGTGTATCGCGCTGGCCGATTATGTTGCCGGCAGCCAGGATTCTTTCATTGGCTTGATGAATGGCTACGCGCAGAAACTGGGCTTAACCAACACCACGTTCAAAACGGTTCACGGTCTGGATTCGCCGGGACAGTTCAGTACCGCGCGCGACATGGCGCTGCTGGGGAAAGCGCTGATCCACGACGTGCCGGATGAATACGCCATCCATAAAGAGAAAGAGTTTACCTTCAATAAAATCCGCCAGCCGAACCGCAACCGCCTGCTGTGGAGCAGCAATGTTAACGTGGACGGAATGAAAACCGGCACTACGGCGGGCGCGGGCTATAACCTGGTGGCCTCCGCGACCCAGGGCGACATGCGCCTCATTTCTGTGGTGCTGGGCACCAAAACCGACCGCATTCGCTTTAATGAGTCAGAAAAACTGCTGACCTGGGGCTTCCGCTTCTATGAAACCGTGACGCCGATTAAACCGGATGCCACGTTCGTCAGCCAGCGCGTCTGGTTTGGTGACAAGAGCGAAGTGAACCTGGGCGCGGGTGAGGCGGGCTCGGTGACCATTCCGCGCGGTCAGCTGAAAAACCTGAAGGCCAGCTATACCCTGACCGACCCGCAGCTTACGGCTCCGCTGAAAAAAGGCCAGGTGGTCGGGACGATTGATTTCCAGCTAAACGGGAAGTCGATTGAACAGCGTCCGCTGATTGTAATGGAAGCTGTGGAAGAGGGCGGCTTCTTCAGCCGGATGTGGGATTTCGTGATGATGAAATTCCACGGGTGGTTCGGCAGCTGGTTCAGCTAA
- a CDS encoding PQQ-dependent sugar dehydrogenase, translating to MPRSSLISLPALFMPFSLLAAPEAVKVEVLQNKLDHPWSLAFLPDNNGLLVTLKGGQLKRWQAGKGLSDPIVGVPKVWANGQGGLLDVVLAPDFEKSRRIWLSFAEAGSDGKAGTAVGYGRLSDDYSRIEGFQVVFRQMPKLSTGNHFGGRLVFDGKGSLFIGLGENNQRPTAQDLDKLQGKVVRLTEDGKVPPDNPFVNTPGARPEIWSYGIRNPQGMAMNPWSDALWLNEHGPRGGDEINIPEKGKNYGWPLATHGINYSGLKIPEAKGEHVEGTEKPLFVWKVSPAVSGMAFYNSDVFPQWKNKLFIGALKEKDVIVLSVEGNKVTEDGRILGDRDKRIRDVRVGPDGYLYVLTDETDGQLLKVSPSGA from the coding sequence ATGCCTCGATCCTCGCTAATTTCCCTGCCTGCGCTGTTCATGCCGTTTTCGCTTCTTGCTGCCCCGGAGGCGGTCAAGGTCGAGGTGCTGCAAAACAAACTCGATCATCCCTGGTCTCTGGCGTTTCTGCCGGATAATAACGGGCTGCTGGTGACCCTGAAGGGCGGTCAGCTCAAACGCTGGCAGGCCGGAAAAGGGCTCTCCGATCCAATTGTCGGCGTGCCGAAGGTCTGGGCAAACGGTCAGGGAGGATTGCTGGACGTGGTCCTCGCCCCGGATTTTGAAAAATCACGCCGCATCTGGCTGAGCTTCGCTGAAGCCGGGAGTGACGGCAAAGCCGGAACGGCGGTGGGCTATGGCCGCCTGAGCGACGACTATTCCCGCATCGAGGGATTCCAGGTGGTGTTCCGCCAGATGCCGAAACTCTCCACCGGGAACCATTTTGGCGGGCGGCTGGTGTTCGACGGCAAAGGCTCGCTCTTTATCGGACTTGGCGAGAACAACCAGCGTCCGACGGCGCAGGACCTGGACAAGCTGCAGGGTAAAGTGGTGCGCCTCACCGAAGACGGAAAAGTGCCGCCGGATAACCCGTTTGTGAATACCCCCGGCGCACGACCCGAAATCTGGTCTTACGGCATTCGTAACCCGCAGGGGATGGCGATGAATCCCTGGAGCGACGCGCTGTGGCTGAACGAGCACGGCCCGCGCGGCGGGGATGAGATCAACATCCCGGAGAAAGGAAAGAACTACGGCTGGCCGCTGGCGACGCACGGTATTAACTATAGCGGTCTGAAAATTCCGGAAGCCAAAGGCGAGCACGTTGAGGGAACCGAAAAACCGCTGTTCGTCTGGAAAGTGTCGCCTGCCGTGAGCGGTATGGCCTTTTACAACAGCGACGTCTTCCCGCAGTGGAAAAACAAGCTGTTTATCGGCGCGCTGAAGGAAAAGGACGTTATCGTGCTGAGCGTGGAGGGCAATAAGGTCACGGAGGACGGACGAATTCTGGGCGACCGGGATAAACGTATTCGCGATGTGCGGGTGGGGCCGGACGGCTATTTATATGTGCTGACCGACGAGACGGACGGGCAGCTGTTAAAAGTCAGCCCGTCCGGTGCGTAA
- the gsiD gene encoding glutathione ABC transporter permease GsiD, with product MRLLNWRRQAVLNAMPGLKPDHVRTPWSEFWRRFRRQPVAMTAGLFVLLLIAVAVIAPWVAPFDAENYFDYDRLNDGPSMLHWFGVDSLGRDIFSRVLVGAQISLAAGVFAVLIGAAIGTVLGLVAGYYEGWWDRIIMRICDVLFAFPGILLAIAVVAIMGSGMANVIIAVAVFSIPAFARLVRGNTLVLKQQTFIESARSMGASDTTILFSHILPGTVSSIVVYFTMRIGVSIISAASLSFLGLGAQPPTPEWGAMLNEARADMVIAPHVAIFPSLAIFLTVLAFNLLGDGLRDALDPRIKG from the coding sequence ATGCGATTGTTGAACTGGCGACGTCAGGCCGTTTTAAACGCGATGCCGGGGCTAAAACCGGACCACGTCCGCACCCCGTGGTCTGAATTCTGGCGGCGTTTTCGCCGTCAGCCGGTCGCGATGACGGCGGGGCTGTTTGTGCTGCTGCTGATTGCGGTGGCGGTGATAGCGCCGTGGGTTGCGCCGTTTGATGCGGAAAACTATTTTGACTACGACCGTCTGAACGACGGACCGTCGATGCTGCACTGGTTCGGCGTGGACTCCCTCGGGCGCGATATCTTTAGCCGCGTGCTGGTCGGGGCGCAAATCTCGCTTGCCGCCGGGGTGTTCGCGGTGCTGATCGGCGCGGCCATCGGTACCGTGCTGGGCCTCGTTGCCGGATATTACGAAGGCTGGTGGGACCGCATCATCATGCGCATCTGCGACGTGCTGTTTGCCTTTCCCGGCATTTTGCTGGCGATTGCCGTGGTGGCGATCATGGGCAGCGGCATGGCGAACGTCATCATTGCGGTCGCGGTGTTTTCGATTCCGGCGTTCGCGCGCCTGGTGCGTGGTAACACGCTGGTGCTGAAACAGCAGACCTTTATCGAGTCCGCCCGCAGCATGGGGGCCAGCGATACCACCATCCTGTTCAGCCATATTCTGCCGGGTACGGTGTCGTCCATCGTGGTCTATTTTACCATGCGTATCGGCGTGTCGATTATCTCGGCGGCCAGCCTGTCGTTTCTGGGGCTAGGGGCGCAGCCTCCGACGCCGGAGTGGGGCGCGATGCTGAACGAGGCGAGGGCGGATATGGTAATTGCACCACACGTGGCGATCTTCCCGAGTCTGGCAATTTTCCTGACCGTGCTGGCGTTTAATCTGCTGGGGGACGGGCTGCGCGACGCGCTGGATCCGAGGATTAAGGGGTAG
- the rimO gene encoding 30S ribosomal protein S12 methylthiotransferase RimO has protein sequence MSNVTHQPKIGFVSLGCPKNLVDSERILTELRTEGYDVVPSYDNADMVIVNTCGFIDSAVQESLEAIGEALTENGKVIVTGCLGAKEDQIREVHPKVLEITGPHSYEQVLQHVHHYVPKPKHNPFLSLVPEQGVKLTPRHYAYLKISEGCNHRCTFCIIPSMRGDLVSRPIGEVLAEAKRLADAGVKELLVISQDTSAYGVDVKHRSGFHNGEPVKTSMVGLCEQLSKLGIWTRLHYVYPYPHVDDVIPLMAEGKILPYLDIPLQHASPRILKLMKRPGSVDRQLARIKQWREICPELTLRSTFIVGFPGETEEDFQMLLDFLKEARLDRVGCFKYSPVEGATANELADQVPEEVKEERWNRFMQLQQQISAERLQEKVGREIMVIVDEVDEEGAIGRSMADAPEIDGAVYLNGETSVKPGDIIRVKVENADEYDLWGSRV, from the coding sequence ATGAGCAATGTTACGCACCAGCCGAAAATCGGCTTCGTCTCCCTGGGCTGCCCGAAAAACCTCGTGGATTCCGAACGCATCCTGACCGAACTGCGCACCGAGGGCTATGACGTGGTGCCAAGCTACGACAACGCCGATATGGTGATCGTGAACACCTGCGGTTTTATCGACAGCGCGGTTCAGGAGTCACTGGAAGCCATCGGTGAAGCCCTGACGGAAAACGGCAAAGTGATTGTTACCGGCTGTCTGGGCGCGAAAGAAGACCAGATCCGCGAAGTGCACCCGAAGGTGCTGGAGATCACCGGCCCGCACAGCTACGAGCAGGTGCTGCAACATGTTCATCACTACGTGCCAAAACCCAAGCACAACCCGTTCCTGAGCCTGGTGCCAGAGCAGGGCGTGAAGCTGACGCCGCGCCACTACGCGTACTTAAAAATTTCCGAAGGCTGCAACCATCGCTGCACCTTCTGCATCATCCCGTCCATGCGCGGCGATCTGGTGAGCCGTCCGATTGGCGAAGTGCTGGCGGAAGCTAAACGTCTGGCCGACGCCGGCGTGAAGGAGCTGCTGGTCATCTCCCAGGACACCTCGGCCTACGGCGTGGACGTTAAACACCGCTCCGGTTTCCACAACGGCGAGCCGGTGAAAACCAGCATGGTCGGCCTGTGCGAACAGCTGTCTAAGCTCGGTATCTGGACGCGCCTGCACTACGTCTATCCGTACCCGCACGTTGACGACGTGATCCCGCTGATGGCGGAAGGCAAAATTCTGCCGTACCTGGATATCCCGCTGCAGCACGCTAGCCCGCGAATCCTGAAGCTGATGAAGCGTCCTGGCTCCGTTGACCGTCAGTTGGCGCGCATCAAGCAGTGGCGTGAAATCTGCCCGGAACTGACCCTGCGCTCCACCTTCATCGTCGGCTTCCCGGGTGAAACCGAAGAAGACTTCCAGATGCTGCTCGACTTCCTTAAAGAAGCGCGTCTGGACCGCGTAGGCTGCTTCAAGTACAGCCCGGTAGAAGGCGCAACCGCCAACGAGCTGGCGGACCAGGTGCCGGAAGAGGTGAAAGAAGAGCGCTGGAACCGCTTCATGCAGCTGCAGCAGCAAATCTCTGCCGAGCGTCTGCAGGAAAAAGTGGGCCGCGAGATCATGGTCATCGTTGACGAAGTGGACGAAGAAGGCGCAATTGGCCGCAGCATGGCGGACGCCCCAGAAATCGACGGCGCGGTGTACCTGAACGGCGAAACCAGCGTTAAGCCGGGTGATATTATTCGCGTGAAGGTTGAAAACGCGGATGAGTATGACCTGTGGGGTAGCCGGGTTTAA
- the gsiC gene encoding glutathione ABC transporter permease GsiC: protein MLNYVCKRLLGLIPTLLIVAVLVFLFVHMLPGDPARLVAGPEADATVIDLVRKQLGLDQPLYMQFIHYICNVLQGDFGISMVSRRPVSEEIASRFMPTFWLTIASMSWAVVFGLGAGIIAAVWRNRWPDKLGMALAVTGISFPAFALGMLLMQIFSVELGWLPTVGADTWKHYILPSMTLGAAVSAVMARFTRASFVDVLSEDYIRTARAKGVSEKWVILKHGFRNAMIPVVTMMGLQFGFLLGGSIVVEKVFNWPGLGRLLVDSVEMRDYPVIQAEVLLFSLEFILINLVVDVLYAAINPAIRYK from the coding sequence ATGCTGAATTATGTTTGTAAACGCCTGCTGGGGCTTATTCCGACGCTGCTGATTGTGGCGGTCCTGGTGTTTTTGTTTGTCCATATGCTGCCGGGCGATCCGGCGCGTCTGGTCGCCGGGCCTGAAGCGGATGCCACCGTTATTGACCTGGTGCGTAAGCAGCTTGGCCTCGACCAGCCGCTGTATATGCAGTTTATCCATTATATCTGTAACGTTCTGCAGGGCGATTTTGGTATTTCAATGGTGTCGCGCCGTCCGGTGTCGGAGGAGATTGCCAGCCGCTTTATGCCCACGTTCTGGTTAACGATAGCCAGCATGAGCTGGGCGGTGGTGTTTGGGCTTGGCGCCGGGATTATCGCGGCCGTCTGGCGCAACCGCTGGCCGGACAAGCTCGGCATGGCGCTGGCGGTGACCGGTATCTCCTTCCCGGCGTTCGCGCTGGGGATGCTGCTGATGCAGATCTTCTCCGTCGAACTGGGCTGGCTGCCGACCGTCGGGGCCGATACCTGGAAGCATTACATCCTGCCTTCCATGACGCTGGGGGCTGCCGTTTCGGCGGTGATGGCCCGCTTTACCCGCGCCTCGTTCGTTGACGTGCTGAGCGAAGATTATATTCGCACCGCGCGGGCGAAAGGGGTCAGCGAGAAGTGGGTCATTCTCAAGCACGGATTCCGCAATGCGATGATCCCGGTCGTGACGATGATGGGGCTGCAGTTTGGTTTTCTGCTCGGCGGCTCGATCGTCGTGGAAAAGGTCTTCAACTGGCCGGGGCTGGGACGCCTGCTGGTCGATTCCGTCGAGATGCGCGACTACCCGGTGATTCAGGCGGAAGTCCTGCTTTTCTCGCTGGAATTTATTCTTATCAACTTAGTGGTGGACGTGCTCTACGCTGCCATTAACCCGGCCATCAGGTACAAGTAA
- the deoR gene encoding DNA-binding transcriptional repressor DeoR, translated as METRRDDRIAQLLQALKRSDKLHLKEAANLLGVSEMTIRRDLNSESAPVVLLGGYIVLEPRSASHYLISDQKTRLVEEKRKAARLAASLVQPHQTLFFDCGTTTPWIIEAIDSSIPFTAVCYSLNTFLALQEKPECRVILCGGEFHASNAIFKPLNLHDTLSNLCPDIAFYSAAGVNVRQGATCFNLEELPVKHWALSAAQYHVLVVDHSKFGKVRSARMGELAQFDAIVSDCRPDDEIVAHAKAQQVKLMY; from the coding sequence ATGGAAACACGTCGCGATGACCGCATTGCTCAGCTGCTACAGGCGCTGAAGCGCAGCGATAAGCTGCATCTTAAGGAAGCCGCCAACCTCCTCGGCGTCTCAGAGATGACCATTCGTCGGGATCTGAACAGCGAAAGCGCGCCCGTCGTGCTGCTGGGCGGATATATTGTGCTTGAGCCGCGTAGCGCCAGCCATTATCTGATCAGCGACCAGAAAACGCGCCTGGTGGAAGAGAAGCGCAAAGCCGCCCGGCTTGCGGCCTCACTGGTACAGCCGCACCAGACGCTGTTTTTTGACTGCGGAACCACCACGCCGTGGATTATCGAAGCTATCGACAGCAGCATCCCTTTTACCGCCGTGTGCTACTCCCTGAACACCTTTCTGGCGCTTCAGGAGAAACCCGAGTGCCGGGTGATCCTCTGCGGCGGCGAGTTTCACGCCAGCAACGCCATCTTTAAGCCGCTTAACCTGCACGACACGCTCAGCAATTTATGTCCGGATATCGCGTTTTATTCCGCCGCGGGCGTCAACGTGCGTCAGGGTGCGACCTGCTTTAACCTGGAAGAGCTGCCGGTGAAACACTGGGCGTTAAGCGCGGCGCAGTACCATGTGCTGGTGGTCGATCACAGCAAGTTTGGCAAGGTGCGTTCGGCAAGAATGGGCGAGCTGGCGCAGTTCGATGCCATCGTCAGCGACTGCCGCCCGGACGACGAGATCGTGGCCCACGCGAAGGCGCAGCAGGTGAAGTTAATGTATTAA
- the ybjG gene encoding undecaprenyl-diphosphate phosphatase has product MLENLNYQLFYLINATPASPEWTIDFATFLAKDLIGIVPALAAILWLWGPRSQVKAQRQLVIKVAMALGVSVLVSYILGHAFPHDRPFVDRVGYTFLHHAPDDSFPSDHGTVIFTFALAFLFWHRLWSGAVLIVAALAIAWSRVYLGVHWPLDMVGGFLVGLIGCVSAAILWSLFGEALYRTLSSLYRAIFAIPIRKGWIRD; this is encoded by the coding sequence ATGTTAGAGAATCTGAATTATCAGCTGTTTTATCTGATCAACGCCACGCCAGCCTCGCCTGAGTGGACGATCGATTTTGCCACCTTCCTGGCAAAAGATCTGATCGGTATCGTGCCTGCACTGGCTGCGATTCTCTGGCTGTGGGGTCCCCGCAGCCAGGTGAAGGCGCAGCGCCAGCTGGTGATTAAAGTCGCGATGGCGCTCGGGGTAAGCGTCCTGGTCAGCTACATTCTCGGCCATGCGTTCCCGCACGATCGTCCGTTTGTCGATCGCGTCGGCTATACCTTCCTGCACCACGCGCCGGATGACTCGTTCCCGAGCGATCACGGAACGGTGATCTTTACCTTCGCGCTGGCTTTCCTGTTCTGGCATCGCCTGTGGTCCGGTGCGGTCCTGATTGTGGCGGCCCTGGCTATCGCCTGGTCTCGCGTTTACCTGGGCGTTCACTGGCCGCTGGATATGGTGGGCGGTTTCCTGGTCGGGCTGATCGGCTGCGTGAGCGCGGCTATCCTGTGGAGCCTCTTCGGTGAAGCGCTTTACCGCACGCTGTCTTCGCTCTATCGCGCCATTTTCGCTATCCCGATCCGCAAAGGCTGGATACGTGACTAA
- the bssR gene encoding biofilm formation regulator BssR, producing MTVDRLKRDLLNKLINARIDLAAYLQLRKAKGYMSVSESEHLRDNLFELCNFMREKAPTLQAKYGESEEIALRRAAEVLSIAGVCLMNGRHDCPNFIAVNAEKLENCLTTLSLCIMCLNEHKQLEQH from the coding sequence ATGACCGTTGACAGACTTAAACGCGATCTGCTTAACAAGCTGATCAACGCCCGAATCGACCTGGCCGCGTACCTGCAGTTGAGGAAGGCAAAAGGGTATATGTCAGTCAGCGAAAGCGAACATCTGCGTGATAACCTGTTTGAACTTTGCAATTTCATGCGTGAAAAAGCACCGACCCTGCAGGCGAAATACGGCGAAAGCGAAGAAATCGCGCTGCGCCGCGCTGCCGAAGTGCTCTCCATTGCAGGGGTGTGTCTGATGAACGGACGCCACGACTGCCCGAACTTTATCGCTGTTAACGCGGAGAAGCTTGAAAACTGCCTGACCACGCTTTCTCTATGCATCATGTGCCTGAACGAGCACAAACAGCTTGAACAGCACTGA
- a CDS encoding MFS transporter, which yields MLNRSSSGSRLGRQALLFPLCLVLYEFSTYIGNDMIQPGMLAVVAQYNAGIEWVPTSMTAYLAGGMFLQWLLGPLSDRIGRRPVMLTGVVWFIVTCLATLLAQNIEQFTLLRFLQGVSLCFIGAVGYAAIQESFEEAVCIKITALMANVALIAPLLGPLVGAAWVHVAPWEGMFVLFALLAAFAFFGLHRAMPETATRIGEKLSLKELGRDYKEVLKNGRFVAGALATGFVSLPLLAWIAQSPVIIISGEKLSSYEYGLLQVPIFGALIIGNLVLARLTSRRTVRSLIIMGGWPIAAGLILAAVATVASTHAYLWMTAGLSIYAFGIGVANAGLVRLTLFASEMSKGTVSAAMGMLQMLIFTVGIEVSKHAYAMGGNGLFSLFNLANGLLWVGLMVVFLKDKRVGNALQP from the coding sequence ATGTTAAACCGTTCTTCTTCTGGTTCACGTCTGGGTCGTCAGGCGTTGCTTTTCCCTCTGTGTCTGGTGCTCTACGAATTCTCTACCTATATCGGCAACGATATGATCCAGCCCGGGATGCTGGCCGTTGTGGCGCAGTACAACGCGGGTATTGAGTGGGTGCCGACCTCCATGACCGCCTATCTGGCCGGCGGCATGTTTTTACAGTGGCTGTTAGGCCCGCTGTCGGATCGTATTGGCCGTCGTCCGGTGATGCTGACGGGCGTGGTGTGGTTTATCGTCACCTGTCTCGCCACGCTGCTGGCGCAAAACATTGAACAATTTACCCTGCTGCGCTTCCTGCAAGGGGTGAGCCTGTGCTTTATCGGCGCCGTGGGGTATGCCGCCATTCAGGAGTCGTTTGAAGAGGCTGTGTGTATCAAAATTACCGCGCTGATGGCGAACGTGGCGCTGATCGCCCCCTTACTCGGGCCGCTGGTGGGTGCCGCGTGGGTGCACGTTGCGCCGTGGGAAGGGATGTTTGTGCTCTTTGCGCTTCTCGCCGCCTTCGCGTTCTTTGGCCTGCACCGGGCGATGCCGGAAACGGCCACCCGCATCGGCGAGAAACTCTCGCTGAAAGAGCTGGGTCGGGATTACAAAGAAGTGCTGAAGAACGGCCGCTTTGTGGCGGGCGCGCTGGCGACCGGGTTCGTTAGCCTGCCGCTGCTGGCGTGGATCGCGCAGTCGCCGGTCATTATCATCAGCGGTGAAAAACTCAGCAGCTACGAGTATGGCCTGCTGCAGGTGCCGATCTTTGGCGCGCTGATTATCGGGAATCTGGTGCTGGCACGCCTGACGTCACGACGCACCGTGCGTTCACTGATTATCATGGGCGGCTGGCCGATTGCGGCAGGGCTGATTCTGGCTGCGGTGGCGACCGTCGCGTCAACACACGCTTATCTGTGGATGACGGCGGGGCTGAGCATCTACGCCTTCGGGATTGGCGTGGCCAACGCCGGGCTGGTGCGCCTGACGCTGTTTGCCAGCGAGATGAGTAAAGGCACGGTCTCAGCGGCGATGGGGATGCTGCAGATGCTGATTTTTACCGTCGGTATCGAGGTGAGCAAGCATGCCTATGCGATGGGCGGCAACGGGCTGTTCAGCCTGTTTAACCTCGCCAACGGCCTGCTGTGGGTTGGACTGATGGTGGTGTTCCTGAAAGACAAACGCGTCGGGAACGCCCTGCAACCTTAA
- a CDS encoding phosphatase PAP2 family protein — MALTSSRSELSNLQTNKTKRLYRLPTRFYGYQLFVLIALAVVFTWLSRSEALDRWITGFWYDAATQSFPLQKDHLLDLLNHRLAKYIAIGLGAVALFYGAYKRNARLVTAALLMGVGALVVGVLKSVSHHSCPWDLVEYGGKAMSYPLFSAVPADSGPGRCFPGGHASSGFMVMGLFFAFWRERPRLAWCFVALGVVLGLAMGYGQVMRGAHFFSHNLWAGWWVWFSQVVVYGLISTRFAKE; from the coding sequence ATGGCACTCACCTCCAGCCGTTCAGAATTGTCTAACTTACAGACAAATAAGACAAAACGACTTTACCGCTTACCGACCCGCTTTTATGGTTATCAGCTTTTCGTACTGATTGCCCTTGCCGTGGTGTTTACATGGCTATCGCGCAGTGAAGCGCTCGACAGATGGATCACCGGCTTTTGGTATGACGCGGCCACGCAGAGCTTTCCGCTGCAGAAGGATCACCTGCTGGATCTGCTAAACCACCGCCTGGCAAAGTACATCGCCATCGGCTTAGGTGCTGTAGCGCTGTTTTACGGTGCCTACAAGCGCAACGCAAGGCTTGTCACGGCGGCGCTGCTGATGGGCGTTGGCGCGCTGGTAGTAGGCGTGCTGAAAAGCGTGAGCCATCACAGCTGCCCGTGGGATCTGGTGGAATATGGCGGTAAGGCTATGTCTTATCCCCTGTTCAGCGCCGTCCCTGCTGACAGCGGTCCGGGGCGTTGTTTCCCCGGCGGTCATGCCTCCAGCGGCTTTATGGTGATGGGCCTGTTTTTTGCCTTCTGGCGCGAGCGTCCGCGTCTCGCCTGGTGCTTCGTCGCGCTGGGCGTGGTGTTAGGTCTGGCGATGGGCTACGGCCAGGTCATGCGCGGGGCGCATTTTTTCTCTCACAACCTGTGGGCCGGGTGGTGGGTCTGGTTTTCTCAGGTGGTTGTCTACGGACTTATTTCCACCCGGTTTGCTAAAGAGTGA